One segment of Anatilimnocola aggregata DNA contains the following:
- a CDS encoding hemerythrin domain-containing protein translates to MSSVLLTRTVTVNAAFLQEIKEVNKELWQRLQDMRHRCQRPIAPASCRHFVQLLSQLRDQLALHFALEEAYGYFEDPVDVAPRLSYAADQLRSEHRQLYMRLTGIVERSESLLHSEQLTTLALWLGREYLHFDAALRDHESRENDLIFEAYDTDLGTGD, encoded by the coding sequence ATGAGCAGCGTGTTGCTTACCCGCACCGTCACGGTGAACGCGGCCTTTCTGCAAGAAATCAAAGAAGTCAACAAGGAGCTTTGGCAACGACTGCAAGACATGCGTCACCGTTGCCAGCGTCCCATCGCTCCCGCTTCGTGCCGCCACTTCGTCCAACTCCTCTCGCAGTTGCGCGATCAGCTGGCGCTCCACTTTGCCCTCGAAGAAGCTTACGGCTATTTCGAAGACCCGGTCGATGTTGCCCCGCGGCTCAGCTACGCGGCCGATCAACTCCGCAGCGAGCATCGCCAGCTATACATGCGGCTGACGGGCATCGTCGAGCGGAGCGAAAGCCTGCTCCATAGCGAGCAACTCACCACGCTGGCTCTTTGGCTGGGCCGTGAGTACCTGCACTTCGATGCTGCCCTCCGCGATCACGAATCGCGCGAGAACGACCTCATTTTCGAGGCCTATGATACCGACCTCGGCACAGGCGATTAG
- a CDS encoding acyl-CoA desaturase, whose translation MSITNSPRLGVLTEERGEVDTEPAADVLPVRVPTRVPHPESTKNGRLIWSYIIPIVGFHLLLPLAFVPWLFSWTGLALIPIGNFIFCSMGIGAGYHRLLTHRGYTCPKWVEHTLAILGVCTLQDTPARWVAVHRLHHQHSDQQPDPHTPRVTWFWSHIGWLFIENRQLVGINMYERYARDILQDPFYLRLERNVLWGWIFAAHALAFYLVGMAIGWIYTGTYLGGVQFGLSILLWGVVIRTLYTWHTTWAINSITHMWGYRNYATREDSRNNVLCALATNGEGWHNNHHAQPRAAAHGHRWYEIDLTYVAIQALECVGLAKNVVRPKPLADFNEEEASERQSGTSARDAA comes from the coding sequence TTGTCGATTACGAATAGTCCTCGGTTGGGCGTGCTCACCGAAGAGCGCGGCGAAGTGGACACCGAGCCAGCCGCCGACGTGCTGCCGGTGCGCGTGCCGACTCGCGTTCCGCACCCGGAATCGACGAAGAACGGCCGCTTGATCTGGTCGTACATCATTCCGATTGTTGGCTTTCACCTGCTGCTCCCCCTCGCCTTCGTTCCTTGGCTCTTCAGCTGGACCGGTCTGGCACTGATTCCGATCGGCAACTTCATCTTCTGCTCGATGGGCATTGGTGCCGGCTATCACCGCCTGCTCACGCATCGCGGCTATACTTGCCCCAAATGGGTCGAACACACGCTGGCGATTTTGGGCGTCTGCACGTTGCAAGATACACCCGCTCGCTGGGTCGCCGTCCATCGCCTGCACCATCAGCATTCCGATCAACAGCCCGACCCGCATACGCCGCGTGTCACCTGGTTTTGGTCGCACATCGGCTGGCTGTTTATCGAAAACCGGCAACTGGTCGGTATTAACATGTACGAGCGCTATGCGCGCGACATTCTGCAAGATCCGTTCTATCTGCGGCTCGAGCGAAACGTGCTGTGGGGCTGGATCTTCGCGGCTCATGCGCTGGCGTTTTATCTGGTGGGCATGGCGATCGGGTGGATCTACACCGGCACCTACCTGGGTGGCGTGCAGTTCGGCCTGAGCATTCTGCTGTGGGGGGTGGTGATCCGCACCCTGTATACCTGGCACACAACCTGGGCCATTAATTCCATCACGCACATGTGGGGCTATCGCAACTATGCAACCCGCGAGGACAGCCGCAACAATGTTCTCTGCGCCCTGGCTACCAATGGTGAAGGCTGGCACAACAACCACCATGCTCAGCCTCGCGCGGCCGCTCACGGTCACCGCTGGTACGAGATCGATTTGACGTACGTGGCGATTCAAGCCCTGGAGTGCGTCGGTCTGGCGAAGAATGTCGTCCGCCCCAAGCCACTCGCCGACTTCAATGAAGAAGAGGCCAGCGAACGACAGTCTGGGACGAGTGCCCGCGATGCGGCATAA
- a CDS encoding DEAD/DEAH box helicase family protein — protein MPLREEQFEQRADQREPFPQLRFRGQLRPSQADVVKLARQKLADGARQLHIVAPPGSGKTILGLYLWAECVRLPAVVLSPNSAIQAQWAAKVDQFSWQNGDPEPANVPAEWISTKPDKPAWLTSLTYQSVTLPGRGSDDLDEQARSLWLERLIGSEQAQTVEEAKFWLADLKRHNRDYYDQRLSAYRKQARDAMAIAGDALQTLHVSALDTLARLRDRGVGLVIVDECHHLLGHWGRVLEAAHDLLAGPIVIALTATPPDRDGKLPADVQRYDRYLGEIDYEVPVPAVVKDGFLAPYQDLAYFVRPAPDELTFIANADEQLHELVAELCQPLPQEEETAEAIETVEDTDEEELPADVESAVEVTDENDGDFISVQAAEITGSGIIRKLAEPEPEPAEEAVPVKQKDFVRAQSPLRESLLEWLSRILLEKRLPTGLAKDWNAFAKRDPDLAWAARVFLLRRRIKLPDDVPLPEDDVAPQEVPEMELLAPVLDRYVRHRLRRSKDPRDHALAQRVIQRLRILGIQITDTGWQPCASPVGRVMAYSRGKSQALVPILQAEYQLLGDKLRAVVIADYEKTSATSGAAENLLDDEAGGAIAAFKTLTQNATTDALHPVLLTGSSVLIDDDIAVLLKQSCEEWLTAEKYEVELELGQDEGFRALRGRGRDWAPRVYVEMITEMFQRGVTKCLVGTRGLLGEGWDANKINVLIDLTTVTTSMTVNQLRGRSIRLDPAEPLKVANNWDVVCLAPEFSKGLDDYRRFRLKHQRLYGVTDDGAIEKGVGHVHPAFTQLRPEGLEGSTALLNADMLARAARRQSCRELWKVGSPYRNQPLRTLEIKLAKEPGADEFPPFKGAKQAWTTKSLAQAIGLAVLHSLTEARLLTDPVINSTPQAVDRVGGYVRVFLEEANEADSRLFTQALHEALGPLHEPRYVIPRQIDRLEATWLSKLLPSIVGQYFQRRRREQVMLHAVPSQLARNKDLVAIYERYWNQHVSPGEAIFALRGAGEDLAQSARTGGQAPSAFIHEKDVFL, from the coding sequence ATGCCACTGCGTGAAGAACAGTTTGAACAGCGGGCCGACCAGCGCGAGCCATTTCCGCAATTGCGGTTCCGCGGCCAATTGCGTCCTTCGCAGGCCGATGTCGTTAAGCTCGCGCGACAAAAACTGGCCGATGGTGCGAGGCAGTTGCATATTGTCGCGCCCCCCGGTTCGGGCAAGACGATTCTGGGGCTGTATCTGTGGGCCGAGTGCGTTCGCTTGCCGGCCGTGGTCCTCTCGCCGAACTCCGCCATTCAAGCGCAGTGGGCTGCTAAGGTCGATCAATTCTCGTGGCAAAATGGTGATCCCGAACCCGCCAACGTGCCAGCCGAATGGATCAGCACCAAGCCGGACAAGCCCGCCTGGCTCACGAGCCTGACTTATCAGTCGGTCACGCTTCCGGGCCGCGGCAGCGACGACCTCGATGAGCAAGCACGCAGCTTGTGGCTCGAACGCTTGATTGGCAGCGAACAGGCCCAGACGGTGGAGGAGGCGAAGTTCTGGCTGGCCGATCTCAAGCGACACAATCGCGACTACTATGACCAGCGTTTGTCTGCCTATCGCAAGCAGGCCCGCGATGCGATGGCGATCGCCGGTGACGCTTTACAAACGCTGCACGTCTCTGCGCTCGATACGCTCGCCCGCCTGCGCGACCGCGGCGTGGGCCTGGTCATTGTCGACGAGTGCCATCACTTGCTCGGTCACTGGGGGCGAGTGCTCGAAGCGGCTCACGACCTGCTTGCGGGGCCCATCGTCATTGCGCTCACCGCGACCCCGCCCGATCGCGATGGCAAGTTGCCGGCCGACGTGCAACGGTACGATCGCTACCTGGGCGAGATCGACTACGAAGTGCCAGTTCCGGCGGTAGTGAAGGACGGCTTTCTCGCTCCCTATCAGGACCTGGCTTACTTCGTGCGTCCCGCGCCCGATGAACTCACCTTCATTGCTAACGCCGATGAACAGTTGCATGAGTTGGTTGCTGAGTTGTGCCAGCCGTTGCCGCAAGAGGAGGAAACTGCCGAGGCGATTGAGACTGTTGAGGATACGGACGAAGAAGAACTCCCTGCCGATGTGGAATCGGCCGTCGAAGTGACTGACGAGAACGATGGCGACTTCATTTCGGTACAGGCGGCCGAGATCACCGGCAGCGGCATCATTCGCAAACTGGCCGAGCCCGAGCCCGAGCCCGCGGAGGAAGCCGTTCCCGTAAAGCAAAAAGACTTTGTTCGCGCACAGTCGCCACTGCGCGAATCGCTGCTCGAATGGTTATCTCGCATTTTGCTCGAAAAGCGGTTGCCGACTGGCCTGGCGAAAGATTGGAACGCGTTTGCCAAACGCGATCCCGATCTGGCATGGGCCGCGCGCGTGTTCCTGCTGCGACGGAGAATCAAACTTCCCGACGATGTGCCGCTCCCCGAGGACGACGTCGCGCCACAAGAGGTTCCCGAGATGGAACTTCTCGCGCCGGTGCTCGATCGCTACGTAAGGCATCGTCTTAGACGCTCGAAAGATCCCCGCGATCATGCGCTGGCCCAGCGCGTCATCCAGCGACTGCGCATCCTGGGCATTCAAATCACCGATACGGGTTGGCAGCCTTGCGCTTCGCCGGTCGGCCGGGTGATGGCTTACTCGCGCGGCAAGTCGCAAGCGCTCGTGCCGATCTTACAGGCCGAATATCAATTGCTCGGCGACAAGCTGCGGGCTGTCGTGATTGCCGATTATGAAAAAACGTCCGCCACGAGTGGCGCGGCCGAGAACCTGCTCGACGACGAAGCGGGTGGCGCGATTGCCGCGTTCAAAACGCTCACGCAAAACGCCACGACCGACGCGCTCCACCCCGTGCTGTTGACCGGCTCCAGCGTGCTGATCGATGACGATATCGCCGTGCTGCTCAAGCAAAGCTGCGAAGAGTGGCTGACTGCCGAGAAGTACGAAGTGGAACTCGAACTGGGGCAGGACGAAGGTTTCCGTGCTTTGCGCGGCCGCGGCAGGGATTGGGCCCCGCGCGTGTACGTCGAGATGATTACCGAGATGTTTCAGCGGGGCGTTACCAAGTGCCTCGTCGGCACGCGCGGACTGCTGGGTGAAGGCTGGGATGCGAACAAGATCAACGTGCTGATTGATCTCACAACCGTTACCACGTCGATGACTGTAAATCAGTTGCGCGGGCGGTCGATTCGCCTCGACCCTGCCGAGCCCTTGAAGGTGGCGAACAACTGGGACGTGGTCTGCCTCGCGCCGGAGTTCAGCAAAGGGCTCGACGATTACCGCCGCTTTCGGCTCAAGCATCAACGGTTGTATGGCGTGACCGACGACGGCGCAATTGAAAAAGGAGTGGGCCACGTCCACCCTGCGTTCACGCAACTGCGGCCCGAGGGGCTCGAAGGTTCCACTGCCCTTTTGAATGCCGATATGCTGGCCCGCGCGGCCCGCCGGCAATCGTGCCGAGAGTTATGGAAGGTCGGCAGCCCGTATCGAAATCAGCCCCTGCGTACGCTCGAAATCAAATTGGCGAAGGAGCCCGGCGCTGACGAATTCCCGCCGTTCAAAGGTGCCAAGCAGGCGTGGACTACAAAGTCGCTCGCGCAGGCCATCGGTCTGGCCGTCCTTCATTCGCTGACCGAGGCCCGCCTGCTGACTGACCCCGTCATCAATTCCACTCCGCAAGCCGTAGACCGCGTGGGCGGTTACGTGCGCGTGTTTCTCGAAGAGGCCAACGAAGCCGACAGCCGGCTCTTTACGCAGGCCCTGCACGAAGCGCTCGGCCCGCTGCATGAACCCCGCTATGTGATTCCGCGGCAGATCGACCGCCTGGAAGCAACCTGGCTCTCGAAGCTGCTTCCGTCCATTGTCGGGCAATATTTTCAGCGGCGGCGGCGCGAACAAGTGATGCTGCACGCAGTTCCTTCGCAGCTTGCCCGCAACAAAGACCTCGTCGCCATTTACGAGCGCTATTGGAACCAGCATGTCAGTCCCGGCGAAGCCATCTTCGCCCTCCGCGGTGCTGGCGAAGACCTCGCCCAATCAGCCCGCACTGGCGGCCAGGCACCCAGCGCGTTTATTCATGAGAAGGATGTGTTCTTGTAG
- a CDS encoding type VI secretion system Vgr family protein: MSKLSQKDRCLGITTAAGEDVLVIESFTMTEKMSELFTLQADLYSEEREIKPEAIIGKPVTLRVTSHDKDTERFFHGICKRFSQGPEDDRVRSYQLEAVPWLWMLTQTSDCRIFQDKSVPEIIKKVFSDLGFSDFKDELTGSYTKWDYCVQYRETDFNFISRLMEHEGIFYFFKHEKDKHTLVLADSPDAHKPCPVAAEAQYIPEIGEGKKSHGVVDWQLSQEMRPGKFVSRDFNFQMPDKTLDANATTQVKVGGNDKLEIYDFPGYHAQQFNKPDQRMGDVEQLGKSLAKIRMEEEEAAHQLASGTSTMRGFSPGFQFTLKDKEGRRTKGNPYVLTAVQHSAVQSPSYFSDESNENAYQNSFVCIPKKVKFRPSRTAAKPVIHGMHTAVVVGPSGEEIYTDKYGRIKVQFPWDREGKKDESSSCWLRVSQPWSGKQWGAFCWPRIGHEVLVGFMEGDPDQPLCVGSVYNHDNMPPYTMPDNQTRSGFKSRSSKDGSTDNFNELRFEDKKDKEEIYFHAEKDFNRVVENNDTLKVGFEKKDDGDQKIEIFNTQTVKIGTPQAKEGSQKIEIYKDRDAKLKMGNDSLKIEMGNRETKLSLGNDTTKLDLGKSETEAMQSIEFKVGQSSIKIDQMGVTIKGMMIKIEGQVMTDVKGLMTTVQGSAMATIKGGILMIN; this comes from the coding sequence ATGTCGAAATTAAGTCAAAAAGACCGCTGCCTCGGCATCACCACGGCTGCTGGCGAAGATGTGCTGGTCATCGAATCGTTCACGATGACCGAGAAGATGTCGGAACTCTTCACGCTGCAAGCCGACCTCTATTCGGAAGAGCGGGAGATCAAACCCGAAGCGATCATCGGCAAGCCGGTGACGCTGCGGGTCACGTCGCACGACAAAGACACGGAGCGGTTCTTTCACGGCATCTGCAAGCGCTTCTCACAAGGTCCCGAAGACGACCGGGTCCGCTCGTATCAACTCGAAGCGGTGCCGTGGCTCTGGATGCTGACGCAAACGTCCGACTGCCGCATTTTTCAAGACAAGTCGGTTCCCGAAATCATTAAGAAGGTCTTCAGCGACCTGGGCTTCTCGGACTTCAAAGACGAACTGACCGGCAGCTACACCAAGTGGGACTACTGCGTGCAGTATCGCGAGACCGATTTCAATTTCATCTCGCGGCTGATGGAGCACGAAGGGATTTTTTACTTCTTCAAGCACGAGAAAGACAAGCACACGCTGGTGCTCGCCGACTCGCCGGATGCCCACAAGCCCTGCCCCGTTGCCGCCGAAGCGCAGTACATTCCTGAGATTGGCGAAGGGAAGAAGAGTCACGGCGTGGTCGATTGGCAACTGTCGCAGGAAATGCGGCCGGGCAAGTTCGTCTCGCGCGATTTCAACTTCCAAATGCCCGATAAGACGCTTGATGCCAACGCCACCACGCAGGTGAAAGTAGGGGGGAACGACAAACTCGAAATCTACGACTTTCCCGGCTATCATGCCCAGCAATTCAATAAGCCCGATCAGCGGATGGGCGACGTCGAGCAACTCGGCAAGAGCCTGGCCAAGATTCGCATGGAAGAAGAGGAAGCGGCCCATCAGCTGGCTTCCGGCACTTCCACCATGCGGGGCTTCTCGCCCGGTTTTCAGTTCACGCTCAAAGATAAAGAAGGGCGGCGCACCAAGGGAAATCCCTACGTACTGACGGCTGTGCAACACTCGGCTGTGCAAAGCCCGTCGTACTTCTCGGACGAGTCGAACGAGAACGCTTATCAAAATTCGTTCGTCTGCATTCCTAAGAAGGTGAAGTTCCGGCCGTCGCGCACCGCAGCCAAGCCGGTGATTCACGGCATGCATACAGCGGTCGTGGTCGGTCCCAGCGGCGAAGAGATTTATACTGACAAGTACGGCCGGATCAAAGTTCAGTTTCCATGGGACCGCGAAGGTAAGAAGGACGAGAGTAGCAGCTGCTGGCTGCGAGTCTCGCAGCCCTGGTCGGGCAAACAATGGGGCGCGTTCTGTTGGCCGCGCATCGGGCACGAAGTGCTCGTCGGCTTTATGGAAGGCGATCCCGATCAGCCGTTGTGCGTCGGTAGCGTCTACAACCACGACAACATGCCTCCCTACACGATGCCCGACAATCAAACCCGCTCGGGGTTTAAAAGTCGCAGCTCGAAGGACGGCAGCACCGACAATTTCAACGAGTTGCGGTTCGAAGATAAGAAGGACAAGGAAGAGATTTACTTCCACGCCGAGAAGGACTTCAATCGCGTCGTCGAGAACAACGATACGCTTAAGGTCGGCTTCGAGAAGAAAGACGACGGCGATCAGAAGATTGAGATCTTCAATACGCAAACGGTGAAGATCGGCACGCCACAGGCCAAGGAAGGAAGTCAGAAAATCGAGATCTATAAGGACCGCGACGCCAAGCTTAAGATGGGCAATGACTCGCTGAAGATCGAGATGGGCAATCGCGAAACCAAGCTCTCGCTCGGCAACGACACGACCAAACTCGACCTCGGCAAGAGCGAGACCGAAGCGATGCAGTCGATCGAGTTCAAGGTCGGCCAGAGTAGCATCAAGATCGACCAGATGGGGGTCACCATCAAAGGAATGATGATCAAGATCGAAGGCCAGGTGATGACCGACGTCAAAGGCCTGATGACCACTGTCCAAGGCTCTGCGATGGCCACCATCAAGGGCGGCATTTTGATGATCAATTAA
- a CDS encoding DUF1501 domain-containing protein — translation MLCIPGQPGKDLCDKNLGVTRRDILRVGGSGILGLSLGGMLKTQAAQGATAGGGPGWGKAKSVIMIYLQGGPSHLDLWDPKENVPDNVKSVFKTISSKVPGMELTELLPNLSKVTDKLSLIRSMSYTPVGLFNHTAAIYQIHTGYTADKVSPSGQLEPPSPKDYPTFGSNIVRLKPPETPMLPFVMMPRPLQESNVVNKAGTAGFLGRAFDPYYLFPPGDDMDMAKMEKIRVDDLTLRPEVSEARLDRRARLRDLVNQGMPEIDKAVAKYDLDKYYDSALNLIMSGKAREAFSINKETADVRDKYGRNTFGQCCLLARRLVEAGTRVVEVIWPKVANSDNHSWDVHVGLPDRMKKQSAPMLDAGLSTLLEDLDQRGLLDETLVVALGEFGRSPNRGVSTSGNNNSADGRDHWPYCYTAVVAGAGIKRGEVYGKSDKTASAPLETPVHPIDLLATIYHAVGINPQTIVYNHLNQPRELVKADPVTKLFG, via the coding sequence ATGCTGTGCATCCCTGGTCAACCGGGCAAGGATCTGTGCGATAAGAACCTGGGCGTCACGCGTCGCGATATTCTCCGCGTCGGTGGCTCCGGCATTCTTGGTCTCTCACTGGGTGGCATGCTGAAGACGCAAGCGGCTCAAGGGGCAACCGCTGGTGGCGGCCCAGGCTGGGGCAAAGCCAAAAGCGTGATCATGATCTACCTGCAAGGTGGCCCGAGCCATCTTGATCTGTGGGATCCTAAAGAAAACGTGCCCGACAACGTGAAGAGCGTGTTTAAGACCATCTCGAGCAAAGTGCCGGGAATGGAATTGACCGAACTGCTGCCGAACTTGTCGAAAGTGACCGACAAGCTGTCGCTGATTCGCTCGATGAGTTACACGCCCGTCGGCCTGTTCAATCACACGGCCGCCATTTATCAGATTCACACTGGCTACACCGCCGACAAGGTGAGCCCGTCGGGGCAGTTGGAACCTCCCTCGCCCAAAGATTATCCCACTTTCGGCAGCAACATCGTCCGGCTCAAGCCGCCAGAAACGCCAATGCTCCCCTTCGTGATGATGCCTCGCCCGCTCCAAGAGAGCAACGTGGTGAACAAGGCGGGAACCGCCGGCTTTTTGGGCCGCGCGTTCGACCCGTACTACTTGTTTCCACCAGGCGATGACATGGACATGGCCAAGATGGAAAAGATCCGTGTCGACGACCTGACCCTGCGGCCGGAAGTTTCCGAGGCTCGTCTCGATCGCCGCGCTCGCCTTCGCGACCTGGTGAATCAAGGGATGCCGGAAATCGACAAGGCTGTCGCCAAGTACGATCTCGACAAGTACTACGATTCGGCCCTGAATCTGATCATGTCGGGCAAGGCGCGCGAAGCGTTTTCGATCAACAAGGAAACTGCCGACGTTCGCGACAAGTACGGCCGCAACACGTTCGGCCAATGCTGCTTGCTCGCCCGCCGCCTGGTCGAAGCCGGCACCCGCGTGGTCGAAGTAATTTGGCCCAAAGTGGCCAATAGCGACAATCACTCGTGGGACGTTCACGTCGGCTTGCCGGACCGGATGAAGAAGCAATCGGCACCAATGCTCGATGCGGGCCTCAGCACGTTGCTGGAAGATCTCGATCAACGTGGCTTGCTCGACGAAACGCTGGTGGTCGCACTGGGCGAGTTCGGCCGCAGTCCGAACCGGGGCGTTAGTACGTCTGGCAACAATAACAGCGCCGACGGTCGCGATCACTGGCCCTACTGCTATACCGCAGTCGTCGCCGGTGCCGGCATCAAGCGCGGCGAAGTGTACGGCAAGAGCGACAAAACCGCTTCTGCCCCGCTCGAAACGCCGGTCCATCCGATCGATCTGCTCGCCACGATCTATCATGCGGTCGGCATCAACCCGCAGACCATCGTTTACAACCACCTGAATCAGCCCCGCGAATTGGTGAAGGCCGATCCCGTGACGAAGTTGTTCGGTTAG